One region of Fragaria vesca subsp. vesca linkage group LG4, FraVesHawaii_1.0, whole genome shotgun sequence genomic DNA includes:
- the LOC101292297 gene encoding uncharacterized protein LOC101292297, which translates to MAFMVSPLLSFTSKASTITASPALFSTPHPSSVQGLPPDIAPLLPSPGPVVPDTPNDNSIPTIPSNPSPPNPDDLVSLGPSSAFAPLPASSASSTDLFWTINLAALAGAAASIYAAS; encoded by the coding sequence ATGGCCTTCATGGTCTCACCTCTGCTTTCCTTCACTTCAAAAGCATCTACTATCACAGCATCACCTGCATTGTTCTCTACTCCTCATCCATCTTCTGTCCAAGGTTTGCCTCCAGATATAGCTCCACTTTTGCCATCTCCTGGTCCTGTGGTGCCTGATACTCCTAATGATAACTCCATACCCACCATTCCTTCCAATCCAAGCCCTCCGAATCCGGATGACTTGGTTTCACTTGGACCTTCTTCTGCATTTGCGCCTTTGCCTGCTTCTTCAGCCTCATCTACAGACTTATTTTGGACTATAAACTTGGCCGCCCTTGCAGGTGCGGCGGCTTCTATATATGCAGCTTCTTAG
- the LOC101291714 gene encoding LOW QUALITY PROTEIN: serine/threonine-protein kinase ULK4-like (The sequence of the model RefSeq protein was modified relative to this genomic sequence to represent the inferred complete CDS: inserted 1 base in 1 codon) encodes MNQYHIYEAIGRGKCSTVYKGRKKKTIEYYAIKSVEKSQKSKLLQEVKILHTLDHQNILKFYWWYETSAHLWLVLEYCVGGNLMTLLDQDRQLPEESIHDLGWDLVRALLFLHSKGIIYCDLKPSNILLDENGRTKLCDFGLARKLSDISQTSSSSLPQAKRGTPCYMAPELFEDGGVHSYASDFWALGCVLYECYAGRPPFVGREFTQLVKSILSDPIPPLPGTPSRPFVNLINSLLIKDPAERVQWPELCGHAFWRTKLNPVPLPPQPAFANMLEQYAKPLSIRNGDKSSENRTPKSRQKDVKGASKQDENSIVGSKGHGTPVKGTPGSRRTQAKVSGRGVDEKQKDHSGTTRGVNLLRLSRIAKQNLQRENEKENYRRPVSNNSENDSEVKIENTDMELDFNENTEDDAQDESDGPDNQASLDEKSSSQNQQQVKAEEMENNINHSDTSSVVNAPASNESTICDQESPQSFDVAATPCSASPQIKNHRFKEGSGSAVDYDSSKSSNNLSEVLWHPSDLSVRPVMPSRKADKTSEVIPSLPFEALQAADFVKMSKEQLDTLTNKIVSIFNGNISIGEKQNAIRYLEMLTNNADAANILTNGPIMLILVKMLRQTKALALRVQVASLIGLLIRHSTFIHDDLANSGILGSLADGLGDRQEKVRRFSMAALGELLFYISTQSEHAGDNNPVESPSKECRSTSGWQVSNLLLSKVASILRKGEDDITQLYALRTIENICSQAGHWAARLNSQGMINNLCYIYRATGKLESMRLTAGSCLVRLVRFNPPSIQQVIDILPLKEIASAIVKGSLREQQISLNLLNMAMLGSHMFTNFGRYLLPLMEDKNIVPSLVSLIEQGSEVLKGKALVLVSLLCKNSSSKSSRRWLPHFFCNARLLSMVDRLAKEKDQYVKQCLDAFVCVVASVIPGXLDTITGDFQQMIGRRHGHLSPLNCRATPKTNIHMLPVVLHLLRSSSFKHKVVSDQVLQQLANLIKIVETPFQGRDDFQMHLLRILESVAEESPVILRSPDIFTREVLPSLSVLYKGNKDGDARFLCLKILFDVMVIFLNEQSEDEQRSKELQSISNTNFLPLYPSLIEDEDPIPMYAQKLLVMLIDYNFIKIADILHLKIVSQCFEFLLGDLSSANVNNVMLCLALTSAPEMETKLLSQLRVVRKIGNLLELVYAKDMEDFLEPTLGLCRAFLLRSVSGRKGFTYSSEPTLLGDVSFEPSGDQQQGIRDIMDFGSNVGVLLELSSSHGGNVADIASECVVLLLKAAPREGTAGLLTNLPKVTAMLESWRRGTSHLFVQRVLHALGYACRQYLLHAMILSISLPEIPRIESIVSELKGSGVPALATAAFHVAVELQRLPRCM; translated from the exons ATGAACCAGTACCACATATACGAGGCCATCGGCCGTGGAAAGTGCTCG ACTGTGTACAAAGGGAGGAAGAAGAAGACGATTGAGTACTACGCGATTAAGAGCGTCGAGAAATCTCAGAAGAGCAAGCTTCTTCAGGAA GTTAAGATTCTTCATACTCTAGATCATCAGAATATTCTCAAGTTTTATTGGTG GTATGAAACTTCTGCTCACTTGTGGTTGGTTCTGGAGTATTGCGTTGGTGGGAATTTGATGACATTGTTGGACCAG GATCGTCAGCTACCTGAAGAGTCGATTCATGACCTTGGGTGGGATCTTGTTAGAGCTTTGCT GTTCTTACATTCAAAGGGTATCATATACTGTGATTTGAAACCATCAAATATCCTGTTGGACGAGAATGGCCGTACAAAG CTCTGTGATTTTGGACTGGCAAGAAAGCTGAGCGATATATCACAAACCTCTTCTTCCTCG TTGCCACAAGCAAAACGTGGAACACCTTGTTATATGGCTCCTGAGCTTTTTGAAGACGGGGGTGTCCATTCATATGCATCTGATTTCTGGGCCCTTGGTTGTGTACTATATGAGTGCTATGCTGGGAGGCCTCCATTTGTGGGTAGAGAATTTACTCAGCTAGTGAAGTCCATCCTCTCAGATCCAATACCTCCTCTACCTGGCACTCCTAGTCGTCCTTTTGTCAATCTAATAAATTCTTTACTCATCAAGGACCCAGCTGAACGAGTACAGTGGCCTGAACTCTGTGGTCATGCTTTCTGGAGAACCAAGTTAAATCCAGTGCCTCTACCTCCTCAGCCTGCTTTTGCGAATATGCTAGAGCAATATGCCAAGCCATTGTCAATACGAAATGGTGATAAATCTTCTGAGAATAGGACTCCTAAATCTCGTCAAAAGGATGTCAAGGGAGCTTCAAAGCAGGATGAGAATTCTATTGTAGGATCAAAAGGCCATGGAACTCCAGTCAAAGGCACACCTGGAAGTCGGAGAACTCAAGCAAAGGTATCTGGCAGAGGAGTTGATGAAAAGCAAAAGGATCATTCTGGCACTACCAGGGGCGTGAATCTCCTAAGACTCTCAAGAATAGCAAAGCAGAACTTGCAGAGGGAAAATGAGAAAGAGAACTATCGGAGGCCGGTGTCTAATAATTCTGAGAATGATTCAGAAGTCAAAATTGAGAACACTGATATGGAACTTGACTTTAATGAAAACACTGAAGATGATGCACAAGATGAATCTGATGGGCCAGATAACCAAGCTTCACTGGATGAAAAATCTTCAAGTCAAAATCAGCAGCAGGTTAAAGCAGAAGAGATGGAAAATAACATAAACCATTCAGATACCTCATCTGTGGTAAATGCGCCTGCATCAAATGAATCAACAATATGTGATCAGGAATCACCACAGAGTTTTGACGTGGCTGCAACTCCATGCAGTGCCAGTCCTCAGATAAAAAATCATAGATTTAAGGAAGGGTCTGGATCTGCAGTTGACTACGATTCTTCAAAATCTTCAAATAACCTTTCAGAGGTTCTTTGGCATCCTTCTGATCTTTCAGTCAGACCTGTAATGCCTAGCAGAAAAGCTGATAAAACTTCGGAGGTTATTCCTTCACTTCCCTTTGAGGCACTGCAAGCTGCTGATTTTGTGAAGATGTCTAAAGAGCAATTGGATACACTCACCAATAAGATTGTATCCATTTTTAATGGGAACATCAGCATTGGGGAGAAGCAGAATGCAATTAGATACCTTGAGATGTTGACCAACAATGCGGATGCTGCTAATATCTTGACCAATGGACCCATCATGCTTATCCTTGTTAAAATGCTTCGACAGACCAAGGCTTTGGCTCTGCGTGTCCAAGTTGCTTCACTGATTGGTTTGTTGATCCGACATTCTACTTTTATTCATGATGATTTGGCAAATTCTGGAATTTTGGGGTCACTGGCCGATGGCCTTGGAGACAGGCAGGAAAAAGTTAGGAGATTTTCTATGGCCGCTTTAGGTGAGCTGCTATTCTATATTTCAACTCAAAGTGAGCATGCTGGAGATAACAATCCTGTAGAGTCTCCATCCAAGGAATGCCGGTCCACATCTGGGTGGCAG GTCTCCAATTTGTTGCTTTCCAAAGTGGCATCAATTTTACGAAAAGGAGAGGATGACATAACTCAACTTTATGCATTGAGGACGATTGAAAATATATGTAGCCAAGCAGGGCACTGGGCAGCTCGTTTGAACAGCCAGGGCATGATTAATAACCTGTGCTATATATATAGGGCTACTGGGAAACTGGAAAGCATGAGACTCACAGCAGGATCATGTTTAGTCCGCCTGGTTCGTTTCAATCCACCTAGCATTCAGCAAGTAATTGATATTCTTCCTTTAAAGGAAATAGCATCTGCAATTGTCAAGGGCAGTCTGAGGGAGCAGCAGATCAGCTTAAACCTTTTGAACATGGCCATGCTTGGAAGTCACATGTTCACAAACTTTGGGAGGTACCTCTTGCCACTGATGGAGGATAAGAATATTGTTCCAAGTCTTGTGTCTCTTATTGAGCAGGGAAGTGAAGTTTTGAAAGGAAAAGCACTTGTTTTAGTTTCTCTTCTTTGTAAGAACAGCAGTTCCAAGAGTAGTAGGAGGTGGCTGCCACATTTTTTTTGCAATGCCAGGTTACTGTCCATGGTGGACAGGCTGGCAAAAGAGAAAGATCAGTATGTGAAACAGTGTTTAGATGCATTTGTGTGTGTTGTGGCCTCTGTTATACCTG TACTGGATACTATAACCGGTGACTTTCAGCAAATGATAGGAAGGCGCCATGGACATCTGTCTCCCCTCAACTGTAGAGCTACTCCAAAGACCAACATTCATATGCTCCCTGTAGTTCTCCATCTTCTTCGAAGCTCATCTTTTAAGCATAAGGTGGTGAGTGATCAGGTCCTGCAGCAGTTGGCAAATCTAATAAAAATCGTGGAAACACCATTTCAG GGCAGGGATGACTTTCAAATGCATCTACTTCGAATTCTTGAATCAGTTGCTGAGGAGTCACCTGTAATTCTCAGAAGCCCTGATATTTTTACCCGTGAGGTCCTCCCCAGTTTGTCTGTTCTGTATAAGGGAAACAAGGATGGTGATGCCAGGTTTCTGTGCTTAAAAATCTTGTTTGATGTGATGGTAATTTTTCTTAATGAACAATCTGAAGATGAGCAAAGGTCCAAAGAATTGCAATCCATATCCAACACAAACTTTCTTCCTCTCTACCCTTCCTTGATTGAAGATGAAGATCCAATTCCCATGTATGCACAAAAGCTGCTAGTTATGCTGATTGATTATAATTTCATCAAAATCGCAGACATTCTTCATCTGAAGATAGTATCGCAATGCTTTGAGTTTTTGCTGGGTGATCTGTCAAGTGCAAATGTAAACAATGTTATGCTATGCCTGGCTCTGACATCTGCTCCTGAAATGGAAACCAAGTTACTTTCTCAGCTGAGGGTAGTTAGGAAAATAGGAAATCTTCTAGAGCTTGTATATGCAAAAGATATGGAAGATTTTCTGGAACCAACACTTGGTCTGTGTAGGGCTTTCCTTCTACGTTCAGTGAGTGGTAGAAAAGGCTTCACCTATTCATCAGAACCTACTCTTTTGGGTGATGTGTCTTTTGAGCCAAGTGGTGATCAGCAGCAAGGTATACGAGATATCATGGACTTTGGAAGCAATGTTGGTGTATTGCTAGAGTTAAGTAGTTCTCATGGAGGAAATGTGGCAGATATAGCTTCAGAATGTGTTGTGTTGTTGCTAAAGGCAGCTCCTAGGGAAGGCACCGCTGGTCTACTAACTAATCTTCCAAAAGTTACTGCAATGCTTGAGTCTTGGCGTAGAGGCACATCTCATTTGTTCGTGCAGCGAGTGCTACATGCACTTGGTTATGCTTGTAGGCAGTATTTGTTACATGCAATGATACTGTCGATATCATTACCTGAGATTCCAAGAATTGAGAGCATAGTATCTGAGCTTAAGGGTTCGGGTGTACCTGCTTTAGCCACTGCTGCTTTTCATGTGGCTGTGGAGTTGCAGCGGCTTCCTCGCTGCATGTGA